In Candidatus Poribacteria bacterium, the following are encoded in one genomic region:
- a CDS encoding undecaprenyl-diphosphate phosphatase: MKCYNNIMTFLEAILLGILQGLTEFLPVSSSGHLVLAQQFLGLKEPLVFFDVMLHVGTLAAVLVAYRDAIKRLAVGGLSTLGDRQFWRQPRATLNTSAELKFIGLILLGSIPTGIIAVLFKTELESFFDEVRLVSMMLILTGVILQLPRLRREKADTPVGQLKTWHAPLIGIAQGCAITPGISRSGSTISLALFLGIPGKIAAEYSFLLSIPAILGAVVLKIRDVGDTSVPLHIMGTGMLASFIVGYIALRFLLVMLNRGKFSVFSYYCVALGLTSLLIALIQ; encoded by the coding sequence ATGAAGTGCTACAATAATATCATGACATTTCTTGAAGCGATTCTCCTCGGTATCTTACAGGGCTTAACGGAATTCCTACCCGTCAGCAGTTCAGGACATCTCGTCTTAGCACAGCAGTTTTTAGGACTCAAGGAACCTCTCGTCTTTTTCGACGTAATGCTTCACGTTGGAACGTTAGCCGCCGTGCTTGTCGCATATCGTGATGCAATCAAGAGACTGGCGGTAGGTGGACTTTCTACACTCGGAGATAGGCAATTTTGGCGACAACCGAGGGCAACACTCAATACCTCCGCTGAACTGAAGTTTATAGGGTTGATACTGCTCGGCTCTATTCCGACGGGTATCATCGCAGTGCTGTTCAAAACAGAGTTAGAATCCTTTTTCGATGAAGTTCGCCTCGTGAGCATGATGCTAATTCTCACCGGTGTTATCCTTCAATTACCCAGGCTTCGCAGAGAGAAGGCAGATACCCCAGTCGGACAATTGAAAACATGGCACGCGCCGCTCATCGGCATCGCACAAGGATGCGCGATTACACCCGGTATCTCCCGCTCCGGATCGACAATCTCGCTGGCACTCTTCTTGGGAATCCCAGGAAAAATAGCTGCGGAATATTCCTTTCTACTCTCAATTCCTGCCATACTCGGTGCGGTTGTGCTTAAAATCCGAGATGTTGGAGATACCAGTGTCCCGCTTCATATCATGGGGACCGGGATGCTTGCTTCGTTTATCGTCGGTTACATCGCTTTGCGATTTCTATTAGTCATGCTTAACCGAGGTAAATTCTCGGTGTTCTCTTACTACTGCGTGGCTTTAGGACTCACTTCGCTTTTAATTGCTTTAATCCAGTAA
- a CDS encoding methyltransferase domain-containing protein yields MTKWHRSYILNAYRELEHGITRKQLDALSINANGKRVLDVGCGPGNLLVALSTDIPELLVGVDVDTIFLRVGRSEIKKLIEKSAMTPALLRAALPTLPFADASFDLVTCFLVMPHVPDDRVALTELARVLKPGGTLAISGHGLGFPLRYLKRFRLKPLQMYLASLIYRCTGKKWIRNTLQNDKKMCDILKSIGMVPEMQHYNRKVLGCVATYWIKAIKSEVSPKATQ; encoded by the coding sequence TTGACAAAATGGCACCGTTCCTACATCCTGAACGCCTACCGCGAATTAGAACACGGCATCACACGAAAGCAGCTTGATGCTTTGAGTATCAATGCTAATGGCAAAAGGGTATTGGACGTTGGATGTGGACCGGGGAATCTGCTTGTCGCCCTCTCTACTGATATTCCAGAACTTCTTGTTGGCGTTGATGTAGATACGATCTTTTTGAGGGTTGGACGCTCTGAAATTAAAAAGTTGATTGAAAAGTCCGCTATGACCCCCGCTTTGCTACGTGCCGCACTCCCGACGCTCCCCTTTGCAGATGCGTCTTTTGATCTCGTAACCTGCTTCCTCGTCATGCCACATGTACCCGATGACAGAGTCGCTTTGACTGAACTCGCGCGGGTTTTGAAACCCGGTGGGACGCTTGCTATCTCTGGACACGGCTTAGGATTTCCGCTTCGCTATCTCAAACGCTTTAGATTGAAACCGTTGCAGATGTATCTCGCCAGTCTGATTTATAGATGCACTGGGAAAAAATGGATTCGGAACACGCTGCAGAACGACAAAAAAATGTGCGACATCTTAAAGAGTATCGGTATGGTCCCAGAAATGCAGCACTACAACAGAAAAGTGCTTGGATGCGTCGCGACTTACTGGATTAAAGCAATTAAAAGCGAAGTGAGTCCTAAAGCCACGCAGTAG
- a CDS encoding DUF423 domain-containing protein, giving the protein MQNLFFALGSGLSLLGVVFGAFGAHALRSKLSPEMLETFEIAVRYQMYHSLGLIAAAWAVSQWQNQLTATSGWCFFAGILIFSGSLYILSFTGIRWLGAITPIGGLAFIVGWGCLTLAAIRG; this is encoded by the coding sequence ATGCAGAATCTTTTCTTTGCACTCGGTTCAGGTTTGAGCCTATTGGGAGTTGTTTTCGGGGCGTTTGGCGCACATGCGCTTCGGTCAAAACTCTCGCCAGAAATGCTTGAGACGTTTGAGATAGCCGTGCGGTATCAGATGTACCATAGTTTGGGGCTGATCGCTGCGGCGTGGGCAGTCTCACAATGGCAGAATCAGCTCACGGCAACATCGGGATGGTGTTTTTTCGCTGGCATCCTAATTTTTTCAGGGAGTCTCTACATCCTCAGTTTCACGGGCATTCGGTGGCTTGGTGCGATTACCCCAATCGGTGGGTTGGCATTCATTGTAGGATGGGGCTGTTTGACCCTCGCTGCGATTCGCGGGTAA